Proteins encoded within one genomic window of Fragaria vesca subsp. vesca linkage group LG1, FraVesHawaii_1.0, whole genome shotgun sequence:
- the LOC101305977 gene encoding BTB/POZ domain-containing protein At3g22104-like, with protein MEACCDLEVDVNGEESFMVNKRVVSSYSGKLSKLLGKSKGSTRNLKVVFQDFPGGAECFELISRFCYNNGSIDITPSNISLLHFAAIFMEMNISVSGAPNLFEKTEKSLEEMRYWTWSELLITLKRCQDLLPATNCLPLLEKCLDCIVGRLALTSEASPCPSTSSPDSSGIRFSCDTRSTESLKTSSSRATWWFEDLLVLGPNLVEMLVKSMVTRKFDHVTISRFLFYYQKSKFYTAQSDAKRTIAETVIDMLHILDQSSVSCKTLFWILRVVQNMNINKSSRNKLESMIGSQLDQASLDNLLVPSPHGINHLYDVNLVLRVLNSFLRGGTAKASPVRLRKVGVLVDMYTAEVAPDPCLRPSKFLALAMALPDAARDSYDELYRAIDMYLEVHGGLSEEEKMKLCCLLNYEKLSQEVCIHLSQNAKFPSKSAVQALISQQVKLKSLLQVTSNPKSYGDSPFSVTEVDDKGRKGHDSNEQCVLYAGKLDISADNEKLREHLHGMQWRVMELEKMCKKMQTQMAKFTKSRVLSSHSHARSLPKLCS; from the exons ATGGAGGCTTGCTGTGATCTTGAAGTGGATGTTAATGGTGAAGAGTCTTTCATGGTGAACAAG AGAGTTGTTTCTTCCTATTCGGGTAAGTTGAGCAAGTTACTTGGCAAATCAAAAGGTTCCACAAGAAATCTTAAAGTTGTGTTCCAAGACTTTCCAGGAGGGGCAGAGTGTTTTGAGCTCATTTCAAGGTTCTGCTACAACAATGGTAGCATTGACATAACTCCTTCCAATATTTCCCTCCTACATTTTGCTGCCATTTTCATGGAAATGAACATATCTGTATCCGGAGCACCTAATTTGTTCGAAAAAACCGAGAAATCACTTGAAGAGATGAGGTATTGGACTTGGTCTGAGCTCTTGATTACTTTGAAGCGGTGCCAAGATTTACTTCCGGCGACTAATTGTTTGCCTCTACTTGAGAAATGCTTGGATTGCATTGTCGGAAGACTGGCTTTGACCAGTGAAGCAAGTCCATGTCCTTCGACTTCGTCCCCAGATAGCTCTGGCATTCGGTTTTCGTGCGACACTAGAAGCACTGAGAGCTTGAAAACCAGCTCCTCTCGCGCAACATGGTGGTTTGAGGATCTTTTAGTTTTAGGTCCCAATTTGGTTGAAATGCTGGTGAAGTCCATGGTTACTCGAAAATTCGATCATGTTACTATCAGTAGGTTCCTCTTTTATTACCAGAAATCAAAGTTCTACACCGCCCAATCTGATGCTAAGCGCACTATTGCAGAAACAGTCATTGATATGCTACACATTCTTGATCAGAGCTCTGTTTCATGCAAAACTTTGTTTTGGATTCTTCGAGTTGTTCAGAATATGAACATAAACAAAAGCAGCAGGAATAAGTTGGAGAGCATGATTGGTTCACAGTTGGATCAAGCATCATTGGATAACTTGCTTGTTCCTTCCCCACATGGGATCAATCACTTGTATGATGTCAATCTTGTTTTGAGGGTTTTGAACTCATTTCTGCGTGGAGGAACAGCAAAAGCTTCTCCTGTGAGGTTGAGGAAAGTTGGGGTCTTGGTGGATATGTATACAGCAGAAGTAGCCCCTGATCCTTGTTTAAGGCCTTCAAAGTTTCTGGCTTTAGCCATGGCCCTGCCAGATGCTGCCAGAGACTCTTATGATGAGCTTTACCGTGCCATTGATATGTATCTAGAG GTACATGGAGGATTGTCTGAAGAGGAAAAGATGAAACTCTGTTGTTTATTGAACTATGAGAAGCTCTCGCAAGAAGTTTGCATACACCTTTCTCAGAATGCAAAATTCCCATCAAAATCAGCAGTCCAAGCTCTCATTTCTCAGCAAGTCAAGCTTAAAAGTTTACTCCAGGTGACGAGCAATCCCAAGTCCTATGGTGACTCCCCTTTTAGTGTCACTGAGGTAGATGATAAGGGAAGGAAAGGTCATGATTCCAATGAACAATGTGTTCTTTACGCTGGAAAACTCGATATCTCAGCTGATAATGAGAAACTGAGAGAACATTTACATGGTATGCAGTGGAGGGTCATGGAGTTGGAGAAAATGTGCAAGAAAATGCAGACCCAAATGGCAAAGTTCACAAAATCAAGAGTGTTATCAAGCCACAGTCATGCAAGATCTTTGCCCAAACTTTGTTCATGA